The Argentina anserina chromosome 5, drPotAnse1.1, whole genome shotgun sequence genome includes the window GATGGCATGTGGCTGGGGAACGTTTCCGTATGATCTCATCCTATTCAATGGTGCTAAAACAACTCTAGAGTAGATAAACAAAGCAACCACTTAGCAATTAAGTTATAAGATCATCGATCGATACTTGCTTACTAGATCAAACTTATGATATCATTGATATGGGATCGATCTTAGCAATATCAGCCAACAAACAATATATGAATACAGAGAGAGAAAGATTAAAGCAAGTTCACCTGTGAGAGAGATCAAACTTTCCCAACTTGTAAGGAgtaagaagaggaagagtggGAGCTTGGGTTTCCATTCTTGCAATATGGGTGAGTTCTAGTTGTTCTGGTCTGGAAATGAAAGGAAGACACAATTGGGTCTTTATACGTTTGAGAGTTACGCAAAGACAAAGTCAGGAACTTGGAACTAAATGATGTAAATGGGTCCATTGTCACTGTCAACTGACCTGCGACTTGTGCCGGCCGCCTTGTAATCATAGCATTAtacatacaaatatatatcttgcatatatataaatcgaAGTAAAAATGGCGACAATTAAAGTATCAAAATTGTGATAATTAGATGAAGCTGAGCTACGGCCGTAAAAGTCTTGTACTTATTTGAGATCCACTTCCGGCTGTGTTGGAAACTTGGAATTCAAGTTGTCTCATTCATGCAAAATGATCAAAAGGTGGGAACAAATTGTAGAAACAGAGTGACGGCGCCATCGTGCACCTGTTACCTCATAAATTCTCTGCTATTTTTCTCGGAGTTATTTATGGTGAGTCTCATCATCCAGTCCCAAGGGGCCCGCCCGACCCTAAAGGGCTAAGGCCGTTCCGGACCGTCTTAATGCAAGGGCCGGCCCAATCTTTTTCGATTACGGCAGGATAAGGGTTGTGTAAATAAAACCCGCTCGACCAAAAAGAGCTAAGGCCGTCCCGTACCGTCCTAATGCAAGGGCCGGCCCAATATTTTTTCGATTACGGCAGGATAAGGGTTGTGCAAATAAAGCCCGGTCCTACCCTACGGCCCGGCCCTAATAGCCCAACCCTAAAAGCCCGTCTTTTTAGCCCTAATAATAAcatatatttttctatttttaaaatatgtttcttctattatatatacaatgcaacttatttttatatttttattaattttataggttttatttctatttatGTTTTGTTAAATAACCCTTGCTTTTGAGTGAAAGTttctcaaaaacaaaattttttgaataaaaaaaaacctacgGTGCTTAAAAGACGCAGAAATTACATTGCGTAGAAATATGGAATATTCCATGTGTCTGGTACTGGATTACTGGAACTCTGGAAGACATATTTGCATGCTTCCTTCACCTTCTGCCAAATTCACAATTCGtaataaaacatcaaaaaaaaaaaaaaactcaggcTCGTTTCATTATTATGTCGCAGAAGCCAGAAAGATAAAACTTCATCTTCACACGACTGTGAGCCAATTTGATAAAACGATCATgatcatgtaatttaatgttACTGACTGTAATTTCAATTACAAGTCGATTTAGGACTTTACGTGAACAATTTTACGATCATGATCAGTAAACAGCGAAGTTCAGAACCCTCAAGGTATCTCTAATAATTTAGATACACAAAGCCGGTGATTCAGTATTACTGTAGACACAGGCCACTTTTATTGAATTCATCTTGTACAAGGCTGCATTCAGTTTGCATCTTCACGCAGCCACAATCTACAATAAGACACTTgatcccacagttgcaaactTGCAATATCAAATAAGAAATAACTGCACCAAACATATTCAGAACTCTACATTCTGGTTAACTGTGACGCTTCTGTAACTTGGGTAAGTTCTGCTAAAGGCCTACTCTCCGAGAGCCCAAATTAAAATTGATTACGTGTCGTTAAATGATTggttgattttgaaaagggtGGAGACAGAGATAACTGCTTCGACGTTAGGGGTGAAAAAATGGTTTTCGGTAATTCTCGGTCTGACTTTCTCGTTGACCACCCACACGTGAGGATTCATCCAACTGCGGAAGAGATCTGTAAATTTccccaaattcaaatatgaggCCTGTAGGATGAGACAAGTCAGTaattgtttcatttttttttttgcgatTTTGCTCTCAATAGAATGTTGATGTGAAAAGAGAACACCCATATTATTTATGTTGTTAGATTGGGTACGTTTTACAAAAATTGAGGCCttatatttgattttcattgAGTGAATGATAATATTTTTACGATTTTGCTCTCTGGGTTAACATAATACATAGCTCCTCGTGTTGGATCAAGAAGcaatgattaggaagaaacgtGAGTTCTGCATTGGTTTTGAGAAACAGTATTTCGAAAGGCCATCACACaacttaaaacggagaaaaatcaacttagatgcaaaaaaataaagtttactgggggtagtaaaaatttactaaagtttactagaggtagtaaacttctactgggggtattaaacttgaaaaacagtatttctaaaggccataacacactttaaaacggagaaaaatcaacttagatgtaaaaaaataaagtttactgggggtagtaaaaatttactaaagtttactacctctagtaaacttctactgggagtattaaacttgaaaaacagtatatctaaaggccataacacaccttaaaacggagaaaactcaacttagatgcaaaaaaataaagtttactgggggtagtaaaaatttactaaagtttactagaggtagtaaacttctactgggagtattaaacttgaaaaacagtatttctaaaggccataacacaccttaaaacggagaaaaatcaacttagatgcaaaaaaataaagtttactgggggtagtaaaaatttactaaagtttactacctctagtaaacttgtactgggggtattaaacttgaaaaacagtatttctaaaggccataacacaccttaaaacggaaaaaaatcaacttagatgcaaaaaaataaaatttactgggggtagtaaaaatttactaaagtttactacctctagtaaacttctactgggggtattaaacttgaaaaacagtatttctaaaggccataacacaccttaaaacggaaaaaaatcaacttagatgaaaaaaaataaagtttactgggggtagtaaaaatttactaaagtttactacctctagtaaacttctaaataaagtttactgggggtagtaaaaatttactatatAGTAAACTtatactgggggtattaaacttgaaaaacagtatttctaaaggccataacacctTAAAactgagaaaaatcaacttagatgcaaaaaaataaagtttactgggggtagtaacaatttactaaagtttactagaggtagtaaacttctactggggtattaaacttgaaaaacagtatttctaaaggccataacacaccttaaaacggagaaaaatcaactttgaTGTAAAATCAACCTCATATTGCCTCATGAGTAAATCTCAGCCACCCATTATAAACAGAAGGTCAAGATTTTCTCTTACTTTATCTTTGGAGATATTTTCCATtatctcttttctcttctgcAATTCCGGTTCTTTTTgaccattttcttttctcctctCGTTCTCTCATTTATAAGAACTTGAACCCAGATATAAAAACTTGTGTTCAGAGAGAAGAGCTGACATCAAAATCATGATGCTTACTCTACTCGATGAAGCCATCGGACTCAAATCATATCCATTTACTTGATTAAAGTCATAGCATAGGTCATAGGAGATTATTAATGAGAATTTGCATATGGATACCGAGCATGAAGGACTGAAGGTTCAGCATAGGAGATAAATACAATAATTTTCTTTCTTGGTGGAAAGATGAAAACCCATATTTTGACATTACAGATTCAGCAAAATTAAATCAATCTGGAAAAAAATCTTCCTACACATATTGACCTACTTGGTCAAAAGCTTCCCAGCTCTAAATTAAATTCTATGAACTCGGGTCTTTGAAGAAGGGAGTTAACCGAAAAGTTATTAAAATTTTTAACTCAAAGCACTGTTCCCACAATCACATAGACGACGTCTGTGAATTAACAGTCCGGCGCTCCGAGAACAGGCTTATAACAGACGTTGCCTGTAACTTGATAACAAGAAATCATTAAAGCTGCAAACAAGTGCAGGAACGCATACTCAGTCGGAGACTAAAGCAGTGATGTCAAGAAATGGATAGTGAGTGTAACAAAGAACCGTATCAGATACGTAGAATGTCTCTCGGATGTACTTGTTTAGAGGAGCATTAAGCTCAAATCTCTTTGGTAAATCTGGATTAGCCAAGAACCAACGACCAAAAGCTACAAGATCTGCACGGCCCTCAGCCACAGCTTTGTTCCCATCTTCCCTGTCATAACCACCAGAAGCAATGAAGGTACCATTAAAAGCCTTTCTCATGGGAACAAGACTGTCGGGAGTTTCAATCTTTTCTCCAACAGTCTTCATTCTTGGCTCACTCATGTGGCAGTACACGATTCCATATTTGTTCAAGGCATTGGCTAGATAGAGTCCCAACTCCTTTGGATTAGAATCTCCGGATTCCATATAGTCTGCAAATGGAGAGAATCTAATTCCAACTTTATCTGCTCCTATCTCGTCTACAACAGCTTCAACAATGTCtagtgcaaatcggcaacGGTTTTTTAGAGATCCACCATATTGGTCTGTTCGATTATTTACTTGATCTTTCGAAAACTGATCAGTTTGATAGCCATGGGCGCCATGAATTTCAACCCCATCAAAGCCTATGAAATCGCAAACAATATTATTAgtgtaataaaaatattcaaacttgTCATTACCCGAAGCCATAACAAAGAGACCATGAAAACTTATTAATCATTTAACATAATGAACGTAAGAAATTGATACTCCAAGATGACTTGAACAAGTTCTATAATTTACTATAACTCCGTCCCCACACAACACATTGTTAGCACCCCACATTGATATAATACTTTTCTGTAAACtgatttaatatttaacaaaaagaaattaccAGCTTCCATTGCATTCCTTGGAGCAAGTCTAAAATCATTAACAATCTCAGGAATTTCATCTGTCCTTAATTGTCTTGGAGGTGTGAATTGCGCAACACCGATGCCATTAGAATGTATCTCGGGGGTTAGGGGTTTGTCATTAGAAGAGATTGGAGCTTGCCCATTCGGCTGAAAGCCTACAGGTAAAGAGGGATAGAATCACTATGAGAACACAACAGATGATATTGAATTAAAAAGGTTCATTGATATGTAACAAACCCATGGCAGAAGAGATGTCGATAGATATTAATGTtaggtgaaaaaaaaagttcctAATCGGATAGTTTTAGATTGTTCGGTAAAATACAGAAACTATGCATGCAGGTCCTTTGGGCCTGATCAATCATATCCATCGTCCATGTTATTCTCTGGATTGACTTGGCATGAACGGTTCCATAGACTCGATGTTGAGAAACCATAGTGTATTTCCAACATATAGACAGCTAAATTCAGCCAAAGTAATTTTTGTTAAGAGGAATAGCAGATTAGCAGATGCTATACTAgttcataatttcatttttgttcTGAGTTCTGAATTCTGAGGCATATATAGCTGAAGCTTcatgtttttctaatacaTTAAGGAGGAGCAACTAATTTTCAAATGCTGCACTTGTCTAATAAGTCACTTATGCTCACAATGGtttcaatgacaaaaataagtcaTAAATAAGTTAGGAACGCACCACTATTTGAAACCCTCCCCACATGCCAAATCTGACAGAAGAAGATACCCCCTTTAGCATGTACAGCATTGACTATGGGTTTCCATGCTTCAACTTGCTCCTTTGTCCATATACCAGGAGTATCTGGATACCTtcacaaacaaaagaaataagaATCGCCAAATTTTGGAATGACAAAGTTGCGAATTCTATATCTTGtgattttaaattttacagaaagaaacttgaTCGCTATCTGCAAGTTACCGTTGTGCTGTGTCAGAAACTCCAGTGGCTTCAGTTATGAGAAGACCCCCTTTCGATGTTCTCTGAGAGTAATATAAGATGGCATGTGGCTGGGGCACATTTCCGTATGATTTCTGTCTAGTCAATGGTGCTAAAACAACTCTGCAATGGATAATCAAATCAATACAACCATCTATACCTTTTTAGTGGACATAGCAGTATCTATGGCATTACGTCTACATGACCAAAAAAAAGTTGACACAGCAACATAACTACCTCTAGAAAACATTATAATATGATCCAAACATAACTAAATTTGAAGCATTATCATGCATAAAATAGATTGGATTATGACATGCTCAAGAAGAAAGGAGGCATACTTCTACTAATCAAAtgcaattaaaaaagaaatctAACTATGAATTTAAAGCGACTTGGGTCAATTTTAATAAACCCTTCACCTCTTACTGATCATCTATGCAGATAATTTGTTTAAGATGGGAAGGTTATTGATTATAATTTCTGTCGTTTACCGCCGACCACATAGAGTATTAACAGTGTTCAGTTATAATGATACAAGTATATATTACTGAATTCAGCTATTTGAACTTTCAAAAGTTTGAAAGTATGCTATCAATTGTTCACTAAAACTTAAGAATTACATAAATACATGATGGTAAAATATTATAAGTGATAAGAGCTAAGCTAGCAAAGAGCACAGCCAAAGTAATTGAGTAAGCACCTATGTTgtacggacacggacacggataCGGCGACATGACACGGCGACAcggaaaaacccaaaaacagaGGATCCGACACGGCTTCGACACggcaaataaaatatatatatttatatattaaatacataaaaagatactaaaatttgaCATAAGGATAATCTTATTAACAAAATAGTGTTCTAAATCCATTACAAATAACAATCAAACAACTTCAAATAGATTTAGTAAGTGCAAATAAAGAGATGTTCATAAATGACATATGCAATAGCCACAATAGGTAGCAACTTTGGAGTTTAGACGTTTGGGCAACAACTTTGCACCTTCAACAATGCAACACCTAATACACAATAAGAGTTAGTCATTCCATAATCAATCTAAACATCTTAATCATTCCATAATAATTGAAATAATAGAGAATATATAGCTAAGAATTTACCTACTAATCACCTTCAATAGTCCATCTCATCATTAACAAGCATCCTCTCTAATGCCGGTTCATCAAGGGACAATTCTGCAAGCTCAAGCACATCATCATTAATCCCTGGTTCCATAGACTCATGACCATCTCCCGTAAGATCCCATATTGAGTCCCTATCTTTATAATAGGTAGGCTCGGCCCTTGCCAAAAGTCGAAGATTTGTATGAACATACACCAAATCTTGAGCTTTTTTTGGTTCCAACTTGTTCCTCTTCAAATCTTGTATGAAGCTATATGTACTCCAATTCCTTTCGCAACAAGAAGATGAACAAGGTTGATTAAGCAACCTCAAAGCCAAAGATTGGAGTCTTGGTGTAGAAGCTCCATAGGAGGCCCACCAAATTAGAGGCTCAAAATAAAACTTGTTTTCCAAAGCATCCGGTCTTGAGTAATCACCTATGTTCAATGAAAAATATCCATATTCTTCCATCATTTTATTACGAACTTGCGGATCCGGATAGAGCTTGATAAGACATCTCTTCCTCTCATTGGTGAGCTCGGTATCTCTATGTGGAGCAACCCGGTTAGGATCCTCTTCAAGCCATTGAGAGCTATAATACTTTGGGTTCAAAGAGTGAGCCATGCAATGAAGTGAGGTGGAACTCTTAGTCCACCGAGCAATCAAGGTGGAGTACACCACATCATAAAACCTTGATGCATCACAATGAATTGATAAGACATTGGCAAACTCGGGAGTATAAATTGCCTTCTTCACTTTCTCTATCATTGTATCCCACCACTCGTAAACCAAGTGAAGACAAGGCTTATCCAAATCGGCCATCCTTATCATCTCATATATAGGTGACATAAATGCAATCATGAAATCAATTTGCTCCCACAAGGTGTCACTCAATAGCATTTCCTTCACCGCTCTTGCCTTCTTAACATCATCTTCTCTATACATGTCCCATCTTGGACTAATCACCATTTGTTGCATGCCATTCTTCACATCTCTAAACCTTTTAAGCATCACATAATGAGAAGCAAATCTTGTCTCGGCAACTTGGAGCAACTTCAAGGCACAATTATCATTATACATGGACAAACGCATGTTATGGTTCACGATAAAATTCTTTATGAACCAAACATCATTGCAAACATCCATAAGCCACCCCAACTCTTTTTCCACATTCTCCCCGGGTAGATAAGCTTTAGCTTTCAAAGTATCTTTCAAAACAAGATTGAGTGTATGTACCACACATGGTGTCCAAAATATGTGTGGATGTGCCTCTTCAACCATTGCACCGGCAGCAGCACAAACAGGCGCATTATCTGTCACCACTTGAACCACATTTTCCGAACTAATGTCATTGATGGATGCCAAAAgcaattttgaaatttcagtTTTGTCTTTGGTCATGCCATCACAATTGACCGCTCTCAACATCATAGCCTTGTTTGTAGCAGCAGCCATCATATTGATTAATGGCCTCTTTTGGCCATCAGTCCACCCATCAGAACACAAGCTCACACCGGTCTCTTTCCATGTCTTCTTCACAGGTTCCAATGTCCGCTCAACATGACACCTCTCATTATCAAGTAGTGTGGTCCTCAAAGCATTGTACCCTGGAGGAACATAACCCGGAATATTGCTAGCACGGGTGTAAGAGCTTCGGTAGAGAGGATTCCTTGCAACATTGAACGATAGTCCACTACTGTAAAACAATCTTGCAATCTCAGCATCACATTGTTGCCTATCTTCAATCTTGAAAGCTTTGGCTAGTTGTGGACTCACTCTTCTCTTTTTTGCTTCATCATCCCTCTCCATCAATGGAAAATAGCTTGAACCACTTCCGGAAAAACTAGAAGAGGGAGGCAAAGGAACCTTATTAGGAGCCCTCTCTCGCAATTGCTGCGCACACCAATCAAGAAGTTGTTGCATCTCTTGCATTTTTGCTTGTGTGACTTTGGTGCGAGGCTTGATCCCTTTTCTTGGGATTTTAAGCAAATGAGTCTCGACTCTAGAATGTGACCCATTGAATCTCTTTTCGCAGAAACTACAAGTGAAACTCACATTTCCTCCTCCTGCTCTTGCAACACCGTCGGCATCAACAACTATATCCTTAGTGACATATTTCCAAAGTGGCGCAGATAAATTTTCCTCCACATTTGAATCGACACTAGGTTCTGTAGATGCTGCTGAAGTACTCATCCTGTGCAATTGAATCACAATATACAAACATTACACCACATACCGTAAGTCCATTTTTAATCTAACACATATATAAGTCCATTGAACAGAGATGGAGAATTCTCAGTCTAACACATAAACAAATTGAACCATAGGTCATCATAAcatcacacatatatatatagtatatatgATCCCGGATCCACACCTGTGCACCCACCCACCGCACTTACCTCCTTCCTCCATTTAGTCCATTAtctttatacaaatatacatatatatcaaattcTAACCCAGTAACCCACAGTCCCACAGACCCACACCCACACTGATTTGAGGTCGAAAgacgaaaagaaaaaaaaaagaattactTACAGATATGAGGTCGGAGGCTGgctctcggtttcctgctcaagacatcggccaccacatttgccttccccgggtggtactctaatatgaagtcatagtccttgaggagttccatccatctcatCTGTCTCATATTCAGCtgcttctgtgagaacaattacttcaaactcttatgatctgaaaagagttgaaacttctcaccatacaagtaatgtctctaAATTTTCAGGGCAAACACAACTGCCGCAAGTTCTAGATCGTGTGTAgggtagttcttctcatgaatctttaactgtctagagcCGTAAGCAACAACTCccccatgctgcatcaacacacaacccaaaccttggagcgaagcatcactgtaaatgacatagccaccaccacttgaaggaatcgtcaacactggagttGTGGTCAAActgtctttagtttgttgaatgcttcctcacatgcatccgtccataCGAATGgggtatctttcttggtcaacttggtcaatgaagatgcaatactagaaaacccctcgataaacctcctgtagtaacctgccaaaccgaggaaactacgaatctctgtagggttctttggacgacttcaattctttactgcctctacttttgacgggtccactaatactccatcttttgagacaacatgaccaaggaatttgacctcttctttccagaactcatacttctctagcttggcatacaatcTCGCCTCTTTCAAGGTCTGTAACACTattctcagatgcaccacatgttcttcttgtgtcttggagtatatcagaatgtcatccataaacaccacaacaaactcatccaagtacgggctaaatacttggttcatcaaacttataaagacagctggtgcattcgttagaccaaatgacatgacaacaaactcataatgtccataccaggtcctgaaggctgtcttcgatatatcttattccttcaccctgagctgatgataaccggatctcaaatcaatcttagagaacaccgtagcacctttgagctgatcgaacaagtcatcaatcctaggtaaggggtacctattcttgatggtcaccttgttcagttccctgtagtccacacacaaccgcagagaaccatctttctttttcacgaacaaaaccggtgctccccaaggtgaaacactaggtcgaATGAACCCTTACTccaatagctcatcgatctgcaccttcaattccttaagttcgttttgccccattctatagggcgcctttgacacaggtgccgtaccaggtactacatcaatgcagaaatcaacTACCTTTCGAGGAGGTACcctggtatctcttggaatacCTCACTAAACTCGGACGCAACCACAATGTCTGCAGTAGTTTCTTTCTGATCCAACgattccacatgtgccaaaactcctgatctcatggcattatctgacttgaggcaacgataacgaaacactggctccccGGGTCTATGAAAAGACACcaccatgttaaaacaatcaatcaccgcatactgcggtctcaaccaatctattcccaagatcacatcataggtgtggtcaggaatcacaatcaacgaagcagagaactctctactcccAATCACAATCGGACAAaccttgcagattgtctctaactcaagggacactccaaggggtgaagtgacacataaagcgtccccaagaggtgtaggaatcaatcctagcatctccactaccgaactagcaataaatgaatgcgatgctcccgtatcaaacagcactcttgtgtctcgctgacccactgcgaacactctagcttggcccgctggtagttgtctctgcggccgttcctgtgTACCGTGAagaggtcgggtac containing:
- the LOC126795780 gene encoding putative 12-oxophytodienoate reductase 11 produces the protein MFSRDGCIDLIIHCRVVLAPLTRQKSYGNVPQPHAILYYSQRTSKGGLLITEATGVSDTAQRYPDTPGIWTKEQVEAWKPIVNAVHAKGGIFFCQIWHVGRVSNSGFQPNGQAPISSNDKPLTPEIHSNGIGVAQFTPPRQLRTDEIPEIVNDFRLAPRNAMEAGFDGVEIHGAHGYQTDQFSKDQVNNRTDQYGGSLKNRCRFALDIVEAVVDEIGADKVGIRFSPFADYMESGDSNPKELGLYLANALNKYGIVYCHMSEPRMKTVGEKIETPDSLVPMRKAFNGTFIASGGYDREDGNKAVAEGRADLVAFGRWFLANPDLPKRFELNAPLNKYIRETFYVSDTVLCYTHYPFLDITALVSD